A genome region from Nicotiana tabacum cultivar K326 chromosome 13, ASM71507v2, whole genome shotgun sequence includes the following:
- the LOC107777846 gene encoding acyl carrier protein 3, mitochondrial isoform X1 has product MELLYRFKMQSLRSSILKYVRVRIPLQVQFQAENRNVLNILNLQIRTCSFSGATNQDEIKERVLNLVKKFDKIDATKVNESADFQKDLSLDSLDRVELVMAFEQEFSIEIPDEEADKLKCCADVAQYIISGAEKKDGKTS; this is encoded by the exons ATGGAATTGCTCTATAG GTTCAAAATGCAAAGCTTGAGATCCTCTATTCTGAAGTATGTGAGGGTTAGGATCCCATTGCAAGTACAGTTTCAAGCTGAAAATCGGAATGTGTTAAATATACTCAATTTGCAAATACGCACTTGCAGCTTTTCTGGTGCCACCAATCAGGATGAGATAAAAGAACGAGTGCTTAACCTGGTGAAGAAATTTGACAAGATTGATGCAACCAAG GTTAATGAGAGTGCTGATTTCCAGAAGGATTTGAGCCTAGACAGCTTAGATAGAGTGGAACTTGTCATGGCTTTCGAACAAGAATTCTCAATTGAGATACCTGATGAAGAAGCAGACAAACTTAAATGTTGTGCTGATGTCGCTCAATATATCATTTCTGGGGCTGAGAAGAAAGACGGGAAGACTTCATAA
- the LOC107777847 gene encoding mannan endo-1,4-beta-mannosidase 6-like, with product MDTQWRDKKLYPALGIFTILSLLYFSFSDNLNFSFPQIFLRQPKMGFVGVNKTQFVIKNEDPKTHSLTFQELYINGWNSYWLMEESVWESSRYRVSEMLRRGAEMGLNVCRTWAFSDGGGPNDLQLLPGVFNERVFKGLDYVIVEARKHNIRLILSLVNNLNAYGGTAQYVRWAQEAGTNVSSSGDAFFTNPTVKAYYKSFVKAVVTRKNSISGVKYSEEPAIFAWELINEPRCESSSSAAALQAWIVEMAGFVKNLDQKHLVTIGLEGFYGVEKTGSFGVNPGKWAASLGVDFIENSAIDNIDFTSVHAYPHSWIQGINSDAKVEFLSHWVDSHISEAEKILKKPVLFTEVGFPSSTQKEGLHDRNIYLKIVYDKIYESAKKRKAGAGALVWQLLVEGMERYGDKFSFIAWKHPSTYKLIVQQSCRLLNTSSQGVSHRKLNRKDHCLANAS from the exons ATGGACACACAATGGAGGGACAAAAAACTATATCCAGCATTAGGCATTTTCACCATTCTTTCTCTTTTATACTTCAGCTTCAGTGACAACCTTAATTTTTCCTTCCCACAAATCTTTCTAAGGCAACCAAAGATGGGTTTTGTtggagttaataaaactcaattTGTGATCAAGAATGAGGACCCAAAGActcattctttaacatttcaagAATTGTATATTAATGGGTGGAATTCTTATTGGTTAATGGAAGAAAGTGTGTGGGAATCTTCAAGGTATAGAGTCTCTGAGATGTTGAGAAGAGGTGCTGAAATGGGGTTGAATGTTTGTAGGACTTGGGCTTTTAGTGATGGTGGTGGGCCCAATGATCTTCAGCTACTACCTGGTGTCTTTAATGAAAGAGTCTTTAAG GGATTGGATTATGTTATTGTTGAGGCAAGGAAGCATAACATCAGATTAATCCTCAGTCTTGTAAACAATTTAAATGCTTATGGTGGCACTGCTCAATATGTGAGGTGGGCGCAAGAAGCTGGTACCAATGTGTCTTCATCAGGTGATGCATTCTTTACCAACCCAACGGTCAAAGCGTACTACAAGTCTTTTGTCAAG GCTGTTGTGACAAGAAAAAACTCCATAAGTGGAGTCAAATATTCTGAAGAACCAGCCATATTTGCGTGGGAACTCATAAATGAGCCTCGTTGCGAATCCAGCTCATCAGCTGCTGCTCTCCAG GCATGGATCGTTGAGATGGCTGGATTTGTCAAAAATCTGGATCAGAAGCATCTTGTGACTATTGGACTCGAGGGCTTCTATGGTGTGGAAAAAACTGGAAGCTTTGGAGTGAACCCCGGGAAATGGGCTGCATCACTTGGAGTGGACTTCATTGAGAACTCGGCTATTGACAACATCGATTTTACTTCTGTTCATGCTTACCCCCATAGTTG GATTCAAGGTATAAATTCAGACGCGAAAGTAGAGTTTCTATCTCATTGGGTTGATTCTCACATTAGTGAAGCTGAAAAGATCCTTAAAAAGCCAGTTCTCTTCACAGAAGTCGGGTTTCCCTCAAGTACGCAAAAGGAAGGATTACATGACAGAAATATTTATCTGAAAATAGTTTATGACAAGATTTATGAGTCAGCAAAGAAGAGGAAAGCTGGTGCAGGCGCCTTAGTTTGGCAGTTGTTGGTGGAAGGAATGGAGCGATATGGTGACAAGTTCTCGTTTATAGCGTGGAAGCATCCCTCTACGTATAAACTGATAGTACAGCAATCTTGCAGGCTACTCAATACATCTTCTCAAGGCGTCTCACATAGAAAACTCAATCGAAAAGATCATTGTTTAGCTAATGCATCTTGA
- the LOC107777848 gene encoding acyl-CoA--sterol O-acyltransferase 1-like: MEGNISNVIKYWIEGEIETFIKVWLSIYASLCYCYLVTKIIPKGLFRLLSFLPMICIFLYLPLKINSVHLCGNTAFFISWLCNFKLLLLAFDQGPLFDSSLSITKFLILACLPIKIQQKSQEKTEFYVQNGVNRGKLHQNGHFRKTPSTKSAEKVSGVQTRKDFGKNDHFQETPSTKSAEKISGIQTRKGFHKNGHFQETPSTNSAEKISSVQTRKDFDKNGHFQETPALNSAAKSETNPFQDDHFHETPSQKSAEKCIGVQNGKYSHQNGHLQKKPFPSSGRSKSVLNYGIKALLFALIIIVYDYSDYIHPYIILVIYCFHIYLCLEIILAIVSGLARGLLGLELEPQFNEPYLSTSLQDFWGRRWNLIVTNILRPTVYNPTLSLSTNILGRKWAPLPAVMTTFVVSGLMHELIFYYLGRVRPTWEITWFFLLHGMCLNIEICVKKVISDRFKLPKIIGTIWTVGFVMITGFWLFFPQLLRCNSDVRAFKEYEAIGAFFKDVTKAVNLTFLR, encoded by the coding sequence AGAAATTGAAACTTTTATTAAGGTATGGTTATCAATTTATGCATCACTATGTTACTGTTATTTAGTTACTAAAATTATTCCAAAAGGTTTATTTAGGCTCTTATCTTTTCTCCCTATGATTTGTATTTTCCTATATCTCCCTCTCAAAATTAACTCTGTTCATCTCTGTGGTAACACTgcttttttcatttcttggctTTGTAATTTTAAGCTTCTTCTCCTTGCTTTTGACCAAGGTCCACTTTTTGATTCTTCACTTTCTATCACTAAATTTCTAATCCTTGCTTGCCTCCCCATCAAGATTCAGCAAAAATCCCaagaaaaaactgaattttatgTGCAAAATGGGGTTAATAGAGGTAAACTTCATCAAAATGGCCATTTTCGTAAAACCCCATCAACAAAGTCAGCTGAAAAAGTTTCTGGTGTACAAACAAGAAAGGATTTTGGCAAAAATGACCATTTTCAAGAAACCCCATCAACAAAGTCAGCTGAAAAAATTTCTGGTATACAAACAAGAAAGGGTTTTCACAAAAATGGGCATTTTCAAGAAACCCCATCAACAAATTCAGCTGAAAAAATTTCTAGTGTACAAACAAGAAAGGATTTTGACAAAAATGGCCATTTTCAAGAAACACCAGCTCTCAACTCAGCTGCTAAAAGTGAAACTAACCCTTTTCAAGATGATCATTTTCATGAAACCCCGTCTCAAAAATCAGCTGAAAAATGTATTGGTGTTCAAAATGGGAAGTATAGTCATCAAAATGGCCATTTGCAAAAAAAGCCATTTCCGTCTTCTGGAAGATCCAAGTCAGTTCTGAATTATGGCATAAAGGCACTTCTTTTTGCCTTAATTATTATAGTGTATGACTACAGTGACTACATACATCCCTATATCATTTTGGTTATTTATTGCTTCCACATATACCTTTGCTTAGAAATCATTCTAGCCATTGTTTCGGGCTTGGCCCGTGGGCTTCTCGGGCTTGAGCTCGAACCACAGTTCAATGAACCATATTTATCTACCTCACTACAAGATTTTTGGGGCCGGCGTTGGAATCTCATTGTCACTAATATCCTTCGCCCCACGGTATACAATCCAACTTTAAGCCTCTCTACAAACATTTTGGGCCGGAAGTGGGCCCCACTTCCCGCCGTGATGACAACGTTCGTTGTATCGGGCCTAATGCACGAGCTGATATTTTACTATTTGGGCCGGGTTAGGCCCACTTGGGAAATCACCTGGTTCTTTTTGCTACATGGAATGTGTTTAAACATTGAGATTTGTGTTAAGAAGGTGATTAGTGACAGGTTTAAGCTGCCAAAGATTATTGGGAcgatctggaccgttggattTGTTATGATCACGGGTTTCTGGCTGTTCTTTCCTCAGTTGTTAAGGTGTAATTCTGATGTTCGAGCATTTAAGGAGTACGAAGCTATTGGTGCATTTTTTAAGGATGTTACAAAGGCTGTGAATTTAACATTTTTGAGATAA
- the LOC142168426 gene encoding acyl-CoA--sterol O-acyltransferase 1-like: MSKRLLKSSHLPKIRRNRREMEGEIHNFMVIWAIVLTSLCYSHTIAKFFPKGKSRFLAIIPIVCLFFTLPLYLTSINLGSTTSFFIAWLANFKLLLFAFGKGPLSSTPPLPLSTFIPLACLPIKFQSSSTKTIQKNTKSSLNLVTKIALLAILIKVYNYKDHLHPKIILFFYCLHIYFVLEIMLTTVSTMVRVVSRVELEPPFDEPYKTSSLQDFWGKRWNLMVTNILRPAVYDPVRFIMSDRIPRKWAPIPAKWAPLPAVLATFFVSGLMHELIFYYISRLNPSWEVTCFFIIHGVALTLEIMIKKLLNGKFLVPRIISGPLALGFIILTSFWLFFPPLLRGKPDVKGCTESLAFLEFIRYGKLVNPSNITCPFL, encoded by the coding sequence atgtccaaacgcctacttaaaTCCAGCCATCTTCCCAAAATAAGAAGAAACAGAAGAGAAATGGAAGGGGAGATCCACAATTTCATGGTGATATGGGCTATTGTTTTAACATCTTTATGTTACTCTCACACAATTGCCAAATTCTTTCCCAAAGGCAAATCAAGATTTCTTGCTATAATTCCCATTGTTTGTCTATTTTTCACTCTTCCTCTCTATCTTACCTCTATTAATCTTGGTTCTACTACTTCATTTTTCATTGCATGGTTAGCCAATTTCAAGCTTCTTCTTTTTGCTTTTGGTAAAGGTCCTTTGTCATCAACTCCACCTTTGCCACTTTCAACATTCATTCCTTTGGCTTGTTTGCCTATTAAATTTCAATCATCATCAACTAAAACCATCCAAAAGAACACAAAATCAAGTTTAAATCTTGTTACCAAAATTGCACTTCTAGCCATTTTGATTAAGGTGTATAACTATAAAGACCATTTGCATCCAAAAATCATTCTCTTCTTCTATTGCCTACACATTTACTTCGTGCTAGAGATCATGTTGACCACGGTTAGCACCATGGTTCGAGTCGTGAGTCGAGTTGAGCTCGAGCCACCCTTTGATGAGCCTTACAAGACTAGCTCACTTCAAGATTTCTGGGGTAAGAGGTGGAACCTCATGGTAACCAATATACTTCGTCCGGCCGTTTACGATCCTGTCCGGTTTATAATGTCAGATCGGATCCCGAGGAAGTGGGCCCCAATTCCTGCCAAGTGGGCCCCACTTCCTGCCGTGCTCGCGACGTTTTTCGTGTCCGGGCTAATGCATGAGCTGATTTTTTACTACATATCAAGACTAAATCCTAGTTGGGAAGTCACATGCTTCTTTATCATTCATGGAGTGGCTTTAACTCTTGAAATTATGATCAAGAAATTGTTGAATGGCAAATTTTTGGTTCCTAGGATTATCTCAGGCCCATTAGCATTGGGATTTATAATTTTGACCAGCTTTTGGTTGTTCTTTCCACCTTTATTAAGGGGTAAACCAGATGTTAAAGGATGTACTGAATCTCTTGCTTTCTTAGAATTTATTAGGTATGGTAAATTAGTTAATCCTTCCAATATCACATGTCCATTCTTGTAA
- the LOC107777846 gene encoding acyl carrier protein 3, mitochondrial isoform X2, whose product MQSLRSSILKYVRVRIPLQVQFQAENRNVLNILNLQIRTCSFSGATNQDEIKERVLNLVKKFDKIDATKVNESADFQKDLSLDSLDRVELVMAFEQEFSIEIPDEEADKLKCCADVAQYIISGAEKKDGKTS is encoded by the exons ATGCAAAGCTTGAGATCCTCTATTCTGAAGTATGTGAGGGTTAGGATCCCATTGCAAGTACAGTTTCAAGCTGAAAATCGGAATGTGTTAAATATACTCAATTTGCAAATACGCACTTGCAGCTTTTCTGGTGCCACCAATCAGGATGAGATAAAAGAACGAGTGCTTAACCTGGTGAAGAAATTTGACAAGATTGATGCAACCAAG GTTAATGAGAGTGCTGATTTCCAGAAGGATTTGAGCCTAGACAGCTTAGATAGAGTGGAACTTGTCATGGCTTTCGAACAAGAATTCTCAATTGAGATACCTGATGAAGAAGCAGACAAACTTAAATGTTGTGCTGATGTCGCTCAATATATCATTTCTGGGGCTGAGAAGAAAGACGGGAAGACTTCATAA
- the LOC107777850 gene encoding acyl-CoA--sterol O-acyltransferase 1-like: MEGEIYNFIIVWAIVLASLCYSHTIVKFFPKGKSRFLAIIPIVCLFFILPLYLTSINLGGTTSFFIAWLANFKLLLFAFGQGPLSSTPPLPLSTFIPLACLPIKFQKYSTSDVETTKKRTRSTLNHVTKFALLAILIRVYSYKDYLHPKIILFLYCLHIYFMLEIILTMVSTMVRVVTRVELEPPFDEPYLASSLQDFWGKRWNLMVTNILRPTVYDPVRSIMLDRIPRKWAPLPAVLATFFVSGLMHEVIFYYIGRLKPSGEVMIFFLIHGLALALEIVIKKVLNGRIWIPRIISGPLALAFIIFTSFWLFFPPFLRGETELKACTESLAFLEFLKHGKLVSPTNITCPLL; the protein is encoded by the coding sequence atggAAGGAGAGATCTACAATTTCATAATAGTATGGGCTATTGTTTTAGCAAGTTTATGTTATTCTCACACCATTGTCAAATTCTTTCCCAAAGGCAAATCAAGATTTCTTGCTATAATTCCCATTGTTTGTCTATTTTTCATTCTTCCTCTTTATCTCACTTCCATTAATCTTGGTGGCACTACTTCTTTCTTCATTGCATGGCTAGCCAATTTCAAGCTTCTTCTTTTTGCTTTTGGTCAAGGTCCTTTGTCATCAACCCCACCTTTGCCACTTTCAACATTCATTCCCTTGGCTTGTTTGCCTATAAAGTTTCAAAAGTATTCAACTAGTGATGTTGAAACCACCAAGAAGAGAACAAGGTCAACTTTGAATCATGTAACTAAGTTTGCACTTTTAGCCATTTTGATAAGGGTGTATAGCTATAAAGACTATTTGCATCCTAAAATCATTCTTTTCCTCTATTGCCTACACATTTACttcatgctagagatcatatTGACCATGGTTAGTACCATGGTTCGTGTCGTGACTCGAGTCGAGCTCGAGCCACCCTTTGATGAGCCTTACTTGGCTAGCTCACTTCAAGATTTCTGGGGTAAGAGGTGGAACCTCATGGTAACCAATATACTTCGTCCGACCGTTTACGATCCTGTACGGTCTATAATGTTAGACCGGATCCCGAGGAAGTGGGCCCCACTTCCTGCTGTTCTCGCGACGTTCTTCGTCTCGGGGCTAATGCATGAAGTGATTTTCTACTACATTGGAAGATTGAAGCCTAGTGGTGAAGTCATGATCTTCTTTCTCATTCATGGATTGGCTTTGGCTCTTGAAATTGTGATCAAGAAAGTGTTGAATGGCAGAATTTGGATTCCTAGAATTATCTCAGGACCATTAGCACTAGCTTTTATAATTTTCACCAGCTTTTGGTTGTtctttccaccatttttgagggGTGAAACAGAGCTTAAAGCATGTACTGAATCTCTAGCTTTCTTAGAATTCCTCAAGCATGGCAAACTAGTTAGTCCAACTAATATCACATGTCCACTCTTGTAa
- the LOC107777845 gene encoding uncharacterized protein LOC107777845, whose amino-acid sequence MIFTKFYLFFIINNIKIMNFFFSTFFGHNKIVKTKMSKIFMFFFFFFSFLVLESLAIERVSIVESIIMSEDMIKMAGYGEEKLSTVFIHGKVVCDNNSGCNNNNIKDEISELGPRPIPGASVAVFCGSSGKARRSWARNTTDEDGEFLIDLPSHLHAIPNLEKTCLVKVLHLPRNTICGHAFRGKHKGLELTSIGDGIRTYTTDTIHLTPKVSQRCRKRVDKKQQETVSII is encoded by the exons ATGATCTTTACcaagttttatttatttttcattatcaACAATATAAAGATTATGAATTTTTTCTTCAGCACATTTTTTGGACACAATAAAATTGTGAAGACAAAAATGAGCAAAAtctttatgtttttcttcttctttttctcatttcttGTTCTTGAAAGTTTGGCTATAGAGAGAGTTTCTATAGTTGAATCAATTATTATGAGtgaagatatgataaaaatggctgGTTATGGAGAAGAAAAGCTTTCAACTGTTTTTATTCATGGAAAAGTTGTTTGTGATAATAATTCTGgctgtaataataataatatcaaggATGAGATTTCAGAACTTGGTCCTCGACCTATCCCAG GTGCATCAGTGGCTGTGTTCTGTGGATCTAGTGGAAAGGCAAGAAGATCATGGGCAAGAAACACTACAGATGAAGATGGAGAATTCCTTATTGATCTTCCTTCTCATCTTCATGCTattccaaacttggaaaaaaCATGTCTAGTTAAAGTACTACATCTGCCAAGAAACACCATTTGTGGACATGCTTTTAGAGGAAAACACAAAGGACTCGAGCTTACTTCTATCGGTGATGGCATCCGTACTTACACGACAGATACAATTCATCTGACCCCTAAAGTTTCACAAAGGTGCAGAAAGAGAGTTGACAAAAAGCAACAAGAAACTGTAAGCATCATTTAG